Proteins encoded within one genomic window of Psilocybe cubensis strain MGC-MH-2018 chromosome 2, whole genome shotgun sequence:
- a CDS encoding Ankyrin and IPT/TIG repeat-containing protein C26H5.05, whose product MSTTSTATPGSRSSSPLTPEPSESPEPVTIQGELDLTSSWYLSMQAKSTLSPWPSEPSVYAPPHKSEEEQMLRLDDLIEQHAYEDSPSVFNSSLSYTSPPTYPQNSNNTPLTRDLQSESRNTNPLISSRHTPLSLTKPIPPPPASLPRKTDSSILNQRVVYPPKESCFNMPIMFPSIPEGGTKSRVETQVRVTVDLADSSSSSDPYKYDRIGSWKWLKLPQGTATKKRTRKQGKIDPDPQDMLHLSATITCASPPHNRVLSCSSCQSREAKRVAKKLAARVRPARSESEVEGDPSKPSRPKHHEDTTSIIQFNCAEILDFSTGSVVLPLRITCYCRHHREKVGFNVHFSMMDHAGRIVGSGMSRPIMITDDHKTSTANKPHELIGSFTAMEPPDWAQGSGMINELSSISDSRAPSRRKKELSSNTGPMKPRPKPYDSSSKPNRVSREGSVSSAPSPSTSYSPLPATRASTPFSNLQTGVVLESSTSNIPPPLHDGVHGSETSSPDTLATPLDGNSDIQMPELSFGASDLQGDRRLSTASATQHPANLIMSTLPHSMPYMFFDPTQSSQTVQVQPPTIHRLIPNSGPTHGGIEVTVLGANFHPTVQLNCVFGDVAASSTQRWSDNTLVCVLPPRSMPGVVAVWFEGFAKADEQTHTPPSLFTYSDESDRALMELALQVVGLKMTGKIEDAKNVAMRIVGTAGSDNSDSNHGNNTGMMQMGTSPSIRPLLFNQGQGDIKDFEKQLLQLLTVLDTSIGSAAPNAIPTSQAISYPSATGQTLLHLSAFLGLSHVTRFLVNHGADVDARDRNGFTPLHFAALSQSKLCSNILLQGGADVEIVNSLGKTAYEIATTGFFEELPSSLYCDSDSDGEWSEDEDANLGDAEGDDDLPSRRVINRRVSRRLSRLSLLQSGRGTPRRSVDVSRAATPPPPPPPPPPPPTIDVGSEDDKKGEVDLNTADAKRAASFMEKMIQRTLAQIPAQGIIPNMPQLPLPHLPHLPDLPAVPWGALPQLPMVFPVFVPMMPGWPSFFGGEPGTGAPGERMHNEGEGGPPNMGAGAVALRAAQEWRATWEKWVALAVATTARQQTEELPPPVYTPRAGDNESVQISAQTQDDAEAQEPSSSSTRPSSEIRPVGYDSTPVPDKVVESFGYQPPANQTQKKHHQDGPSNEDPSSMSPHK is encoded by the exons ATGTCCACAACGTCGACAGCAACGCCAGGATCCCGTTCATCGTCTCCATTGACTCCTGAGCCTTCAGAATCTCCTGAGCCAGTCACCATTCAGGGTGAGCTAGACCTCACGTCCTCGTGGTACCTTTCAATGCAAGCAAAGTCGACACTATCACCATGGCCGTCGGAACCCTCTGTATACGCACCCCCGCATAAATCAGAAGAGGAGCAAATGCTGCGCCTAGATGACCTGATAGAGCAACACGCTTATGAGGA TTCTCCTTCAGTGTTTAACTCAAGCCTAAGCTATACATCGCCTCCTACATACCCTCAGAACTCTAATAACACTCCTTTAACTCGAGACCTTCAATCCGAATCTCGCAATACCAATCCTTTAATTTCTTCTCGACACACTCCTCTTTCCCTGACAAAGCCGATACCTCCTCCCCCTGCATCTTTACCTCGTAAAACAGATTCATCTATATTGAACCAGAGGGTTGTATATCCACCTAAGGAATCATGCTTCAA TATGCCTATCATGTTCCCTAGTATACCAGAAGGCGGGACTAAATCGCGAGTAGAAACTCAAGTCAGAGTGACCGTTGATTTGGCAGACTCAAGCTCATCCTCGGATCCGTATAAATATGACCGAATAGGGTCCTGGAAATGGTTGAAATTACCGCAAGGAACAGCAACCAAGAAACGCACAAGGAAGCAGGGGAAAATAG ACCCAGATCCCCAAGACATGCTCCATCTCTCTGCTACGATAACTTGTGCGTCACCTCCCCATAACCGCGTATTAAGCTGCTCAAGCTGCCAATCACGTGAA GCGAAGCGTGTGGCAAAAAAGTTAGCCGCCCGAGTGCGTCCCGCTCGCTCAGAATCCGAAGTTGAGGGCGATCCTAGCAAGCCCAGTAGACCAAAGCATCATGAAGATACTACGAGCATTATCCAGTTCAACTGTGCAGAAATCCTGGACTTTTCAACCGGTTCCGttgttcttcctcttcggATTACTTGTtactgtcgtcatcatcgtgaAAAGGTTGGGTTCAATGTGCATTTCTCGATGATGGATCATGCAGGCCGGATTGTGGGCTCAGGTATGTCGAGACCGATAATGATAACCGACGATCATAAAACGTCGACTGCCAACAAACCTCATGAATTAATTGGAAGCTTTACTGCTATGGAGCCTCCGGATTGGGCGCAAGGCAGCGGGATGATCAACGAGCTTTCCTCTATCTCAGATTCCAGAGCACCCTCAAGGCGTAAAAAAGAGTTATCATCAAACACAGGCCCAATGAAACCCCGACCAAAGCCCTACGATTCCTCTTCCAAACCTAACCGCGTCTCGCGTGAGGGCAGTGTCTCTAGTGCTCCTTCTCCGTCTACATCCTATTCTCCACTCCCCGCAACGAGAGCCTCGACACCATTTTCAAACCTTCAGACTGGGGTAGTTTTAGAATCTTCTACCTCAAATATTCCTCCACCTTTACACGATGGTGTGCATGGATCCGAAACGTCGTCCCCAGATACCCTTGCCACACCCCTAGATGGTAATTCCGATATCCAAATGCCCGAACTTAGCTTTGGGGCATCGGATTTGCAGGGTGATAGGCGGCTTTCCACAGCATCTGCAACGCAACACCCCGCAAATTTGATCATGTCAACTTTACCTCATTCCATGCCATATATGTTCTTTGACCCCACACAATCATCCCAAACAGTCCAAGTACAGCCACCTACGATACATCGTCTTATACCTAACTCTGGACCAACTCATGGTGGCATCGAAGTTACAGTTCTCGGGGCAAATTTTCATCCAACAGTTCAGCTTAATTGTGTCTTCGGTGATGTGGCCGCTAGTTCGACGCAGCGGTGGAGCGACAACACACTGGTTTGTGTACTGCCTCCTCGGTCAATGCCAGGTGTTGTCGCTGTCTGGTTTGAAGGGTTTGCGAAGGCTGATGAGCAAACACATACTCCTCCTTCATTATTTACATACTCTGATGAATCAGACCGTGCTTT GATGGAACTTGCTTTGCAAGTAGTAGGCCTCAAAATGACGGGCAAAATCGAAGACGCTAAGAATGTCGCCATGAGAATTGTGGGGACCGCTGGAAGTGACAACTCTGATTCAAACCACGGTAATAATACTGGTATGATGCAAATGGGAACCTCTCCATCAATTCGTCCACTTCTATTCAATCAAGGTCAAGGAGATATCAAAGATTTTGAGAAACAACTCCTTCAATTACTTACGGTCCTGGATACTTCCATAGGCAGCGCAGCACCTAACGCAATCCCCACCTCACAAGCCATTTCCTACCCATCTGCGACTGGACAAACACTACTTCACTTGTCTGCCTTTTTGGGACTTTCTCATGTAACGCGCTTCCTTGTAAATCACGGCGCAGATGTCGATGCTCGAGATCGTAATGGTTTCACTCCACTCCACTTTGCCGCTCTTTCCCAGTCGAAGTTGTGCTCTAACATCTTATTGCAGGGTGGAGCCGACGTGGAAATTGTCAATTCTCTAGGAAAGACGGCATATGAGATCGCCACCACAGGGTTCTTTGAAGAATTACCTTCGTCTTTATACTGTGATAGTGACAGTGATGGCGAATGGTCGGAAGACGAGGATGCCAACCTAGGAGATGCTGAGGGAGATGATGACCTTCCATCTCGCCGCGTTATAAACCGTCGCGTCTCTCGCCGACTGTCCCGACTGAGCCTACTGCAGTCTGGTCGAGGAACACCCAGACGATCGGTGGATGTGTCTCGAGCGGCTacgcctccaccaccacctcctcctcctccacctcctcccacCATCGATGTTGGCAGCGAAGACGACAAGAAAGGAGAGGTTGATTTAAACACTGCTGACGCCAAGCGTGCGGCCTCCTTCATGGAGAAAATGATTCAGCGCACCCTAGCCCAGATACCTGCCCAAGGAATCATCCCAAATATGCCCCAGCTTCCTTTACCACATCTTCCTCACTTGCCTGATCTTCCTGCCGTCCCATGGGGTGCACTGCCACAACTGCCCATGGTGTTCCCTGTATTTGTGCCAATGATGCCAGGCTGGCCCTCATTTTTTGGTGGCGAGCCAGGAACAGGAGCTCCAGGAGAAAGGATGCACAATGAAGGAGAGGGTGGTCCACCCAATATGGGCGCTGGTGCTGTTGCTTTGCGAGCTGCACAGGAGTGGCGTGCGACTTGGGAAAAATGGGTCGCATTGGCAGTGGCAACGACTGCTAGACAGCAAACTGAGGAACTTCCCCCTCCTGTGTATACTCCTCGTGCAGGCGATAATGAGTCAGTACAGATATCAGCGCAGACTCAAGACGATGCTGAAGCTCAGGagccttcttcctcctccacccgcCCCTCATCCGAAATTCGCCCTGTTGGATACGATAGCACTCCGGTGCCAGATAAAGTCGTTGAATCATTTGGATATCAGCCTCCTGCAaaccaaacccaaaaaaaac ACCATCAAGATGGCCCTTCCAATGAGGATCCCTCTTCAATGAGTCCACATAAATAA
- a CDS encoding hypothetical protein (Uncharacterized protein C11E3.10), with the protein MSPKKSLTATNLAIYQQLDCDLYIHNVYNDTGSSGPHAATASPSELSKAHFKRGLDWEAYLYSWLDASQLLLKVPSVPLDGPSSLLENILADDRKHFFITGLSFWPPKAGLADRFSSFRNEPLTFGLAKPDLLEIKQTDTGIYWRVIDAKASKHVKTSHHIQIYFYTLCLNYLLTQPHFRNADSAGIWLAPQDGFDVFPPSMDDIKTITISLLSPTLDTLLFRDLPKIISKPVERVKWHYNPLCRGCRFESECRPRAQAQGELGSMPNISIDDAKTLQDLLRISRVSSIPNSGVRLPDIEELHQLVGNTTKFETIAKSSPIIVKRAKHILGLPKKTRMQNVAAYSPAIEAVRRNNVQVSQLPEDVAKKDVAIVLSVVNDPSSPNSNGDYFCVTTHCKIANIVLPTSILCSASAIIVELAGLLRLVDAVLKDCGSPCTSQFYVWSSSEQSLLQTHIINAALTSTSNDQDIRMCIGALAQGASLLQTTFQPILLSGALLKFLGKGKLLKAEYKACLERMGLSSEGTVEILKKRVDNEVRRLQESTAPGYQQRRKELGQLPRVVVLKKEIERQLALPIPGYWDLPECISILLPGAEACPSEEQIFAAYKDPRDAHELGKLLLRRNTCVFYLLNELRNRALSTNGTSLLVNDAKILSTQFMDLCRETHIRKLFFMQQFEVLTKLSELWQARIDACPEAPTLEFCNVIQGINGVEYVFRLVSGAVDVPSSDRDYAFYDKLLVLDTPGVSGMEDSVPVEALFDDLGVSGLVFPLNRYTRASWYQQHGRVQNELLLADVRNVYADRDRPHTLVSLRTWGTATMKFEKGAIYRLSPRLIDFNTAKVLSSLFEIDLHWGSEEEFYEDDNSHPHRDIPFLQLIVEPTSLGKVAVARHYVKIEREIQKLFRDLKDLGNSVAGTLVLKASQHTATQRILSNRLSVIWGPPGTGKTYTISLSLLRLIEVERRQCGPQQKVVFVTAVTHAAIEACRNKLVHLMDAYRSIDDLPSKWLDDVKIEVVSKGSDHPAPSKCGSNVQIYAGTIYQLYNFTKKCSIQVDCLIIDEAGQISLGSISLVLRSLSPHGRIIIAGDSEQLAPILSGQYPLLKSNVLFGSVLDCIMFSKSATAFAEKSRSSLPSSDDDADMTSTQGTIVQLIENFRLNPDLGEFVSTIYSRQFKPQKFQARQLAAALGTLAEGGCQYPNPSVQQNITSAVQKFFVALSDVMLRRPQSVLAEPEVHSINPFALLKGTSQLAVAHRPVSLSLIQLRSWSAHTPLIPYELHVHGEAAVAASLVASLQKCCPNDDIFVATPHRIQREAVKAALTRANSQLPMDVAFEKMHLASGDRKPNVIVDTIERLQGSEAAFVIWMAVVHHCDPVFFVFKERYKIAQFLNDATSFEYERHAKDTRPNGEVYHEVSSSSDTEVRNAHTIATSEPSGCSPNSTTLASSDDIQWFLAFTCIIMVLLGFLGFTNFSRSLPLNDKLLHFLCFCIATIVFYFIVDVEESSRRIWFWRYSGLIFTTITCGFFGGIMSEVVQSALPYKVFDWGDIFANLLGSTLGLVVAYYLERYYRHRREARKALLLSKQNNQHLFVQQIARLYRPISSSYSDLEEDEEDIDSTQLLPTHNGHTQAKHAGKSTRLTDVWDEREELFDIGDGDDENDQSQLQVGHSLQRPEMPRIVISHL; encoded by the exons ATGAGTCCCAAGAAATCTTTAACAGCCACCAACCTTGCGATCTATCAGCAACTTGACTGCGATCTTTATATCCACAATGTCTACAATGACACCGGTAGCTCAGGGCCTCACGCAGCCACCGCCAGTCCTTCGGAATTGTCTAAGGCACACTTCAAGCGTGGTTTAGACTGGGAGGCGTATCTTTACTCGTGGTTGGATGCCTCGCAACTTCTCCTCAAGGTTCCTTCCGTTCCATTGGACGGACCATCCAGTCTTTTGGAAAATATTCTCGCTGACGATCGAAAGCATTTTTTCATAACCGGCCTTTCATTTTGGCCTCCAAAAGCCGGGCTTGCAGATCGCTTTTCAAGTTTTAGAAATGAACCGCTTACATTTGGTCTTGCTAAACCGGACTTGCTTGAAATCAAGCAAACCGACACCGGTATCTATTGGAGAGTTATTGATGCTAAAGCTTCAAAACATGTCAAG ACATCTCATCACATTCAAATATACTTTTATACTCTTTGTCTGAACTATCTCCTTACTCAACCACACTTCAGAAATGCAGATAGTGCTGGAATCTGGCTTGCTCCGCAAGATGGCTTCGATGTATTTCCGCCATCCATGGACGACATAAAAACCATAACAATTTCTCTCCTATCTCCCACTTTGGACACCCTCTTGTTTCGAGATCTCCCTAAAATTATCTCGAAGCCTGTCGAACGTGTTAAATGGCATTATAATCCTTTATGTCGCGGGTGTCGTTTTGAGTCAGAATGTAGGCCCAGGGCGCAGGCTCAGGGCGAATTGGGAAGTATGCCAAACATCTCTATAGACGACGCGAAGACATTGCAAGATCTTTTGCGCATTTCTCGTGTATCGAGCATACCCAATTCAGGTGTGCGTTTACCGGACATTGAAGAATTGCACCAGCTTGTTGGCAATACCACAAAATTTGAAACTATCGCAAAGTCTTCGCCAATCATTGTCAAGAGAGCCAAGCATATATTGGGTCTCCCAAAGAAGACACGAATGCAGAATGTTGCAGCCTACAGTCCAGCGATCGAAGCAGTTCGAAGAAACAATGTACAAGTGAGCCAATTGCCAGAGGATGTCGCGAAAA AAGATGTAGCGATTGTTCTATCTGTTGTCAACGATCCTTCATCGCCCAACTCGAACGGAGACTATTTCTGTGTTACGACACATTGTAAGATCGCCAACATCGTCCTTCCGACGTCTATATTGTGCTCAGCAAGCGCCATCATTGTTGAATTGGCAGGACTGCTGCGGTTGGTCGACGCCGTCCTCAAAGACTGTGGATCACCTTGTACATCTCAGTTCTATGTCTGGTCATCTAGTGAACAGTCCTTGCTCCAAACCCATATCATCAATGCAGCACTAACTTCTACCTCAAATGACCAAGATATTCGTATGTGCATAGGCGCTCTTGCACAAGGAGCTTCTCTACTACAAACAACATTCCAACCTATCTTGCTTTCTGGGGCTCTTCTCAAATTTTTGGGGAAAGGCAAGCTACTGAAAGCGGAGTATAAAGCATGCTTAGAACGAATGGGTCTGTCGTCCGAAGGTACCGTTGAGATCCTTAAGAAGAGGGTTGATAATGAGGTTCGAAGGCTTCAAGAATCAACCGCTCCTGGATACCAACAGCGTCGCAAAGAACTCGGTCAACTCCCTCGTGTTGTtgtcttgaagaaagaaatcgAGCGACAGCTTGCCTTGCCCATCCCCGGATATTGGGATCTTCCTGAGTGTATATCTATTCTTCTGCCTGGAGCTGAGGCATGTCCTtcagaagaacaaatttTCGCCGCATACAAGGATCCACGAGATGCCCATGAACTTGGAAAACTTTTGTTGCGTCGGAATACCTGCGTATTCTACTTGTTGAATGAATTAAGAAACCGGGCCCTCTCAACAAACGGCACCTCACTACTGGTCAATGATGCGAAGATATTGTCAACCCAATTTATGGACCTCTGTAGAGAAACACACATACGCAAACTATTTTTTATGCAGCAG TTTGAAGTTCTCACAAAGCTAAGCGAACTTTGGCAAGCACGCATTGATGCCTGTCCGGAGGCACCAACCCTCGAATTCTGCAACGTCATCCAAGGTATCAACGGAGTTGAATATGTTTTCCGCCTCGTCTCCGGTGCCGTTGATGTTCCGTCATCAGACAGAGATTATGCTTTCTACGATAAACTGCTGGTCCTTGACACTCCCGGTGTCTCAGGAATGGAGGATAGTGTTCCTGTTGAAGCACTCTTTGATGATTTAGGCGTATCTGGGCTTGTATTCCCGCTAAACCGATATACCAGAGCCAGCTGGTATCAGCAACATGGCAGGGTACAAAACGAGCTTTTGTTAGCTGATGTTAGGAATGTATATGCAGACCGTGACCGACCTCACACATTAGTCTCCTTACGCACGTGGGGCACGGCAACAATGAAGTTTGAGAAAGGTGCTATCTATCGTCTATCGCCGCGTTTAATTGATTTCAACACCGCAAAAGTTCTATCGTCGTTATTTGAGATAGATCTTCATTGGGGCTCAGAGGAGGAGTTTTACGAAGACGATAATTCACATCCGCATCGAGatattccttttcttcaactcATCGTCGAGCCAACTTCTTTGGGCAAGGTTGCAGTGGCCAGACACTATGTGAAGATCGAACGGGAGATTCAAAAACTTTTCCGTGATCTCAAAGATCTTGGCAATAGTGTAGCGGGCACACTTGTACTCAAAGCGTCTCAGCACACGGCCACCCAACGTATCCTTTCAAATCGGTTGTCGGTGATTTGGGGGCCTCCAG GGACTGGAAAAACATATACAATTTCTCTCTCGCTTTTGCGCCTTATTGAAGTAGAACGTCGGCAATGTGGGCCACAACAGAAGGTCGTGTTCGTTACTGCCGTTACGCATGCCGCAATTGAGGCCTGTCGAAACAAACTTGTACATTTAATGGATGCATACCGATCAATAGATGATTTACCCAGCAAATGGCTCGATGATGTCAAAATTGAAGTAGTTTCCAAAGGCAGCGACCATCCAGCCCCCTCGAAATGTGGCAGCAACGTCCAGATTTATGCAGGAACCATTTACCAG TTATATAATTTCACCAAAAAATGTTCAATTCAAGTTGATTGTCTCATTATCGATGAGGCAGGCCAAATTTCTCTTGGATCTATTTCTCTTGTATTGCGGTCTCTTAGCCCTCATGGTCGCATAATAATTGCTGGAGACTCCGAGCAATTGGCTCCCATTCTCAGTGGACAATATCCTTTGCTCAAGTCAAATGTGCTCTTTGGGTCCGTGTTAGACTGTATCATGTTCTCAAAGTCGGCAACAGCGTTTGCAGAGAAATCTCGTTCCTCTTTGCCTAGTTCGGATGACGACGCCGACATGACATCTACCCAAGGGACAATAGTGCAGTTGATAGAAAATTTTAG GTTGAACCCAGATCTAGGGGAATTTGTGTCGACAATTTACTCTCGTCAATTTAAACCTCAGAAATTTCAGGCACGCCAGCTAGCAGCTGCCCTTGGAACATTGGCAGAAGGAGGGTGCCAATATCCGAACCCCAGTGTCCAGCAAAATATTACCAGTGCAGTGCAGAAGTTTTTCGTTGCATTGTCTGACGTCATGTTAAGACGACCTCAGTCTGTACTTGCGGAGCCGGAAGTGCACTCTATAAACCCGTTTGCCCTGCTGAAAGGGACATCCCAACTTGCGGTGGCACATCGCCCTGTATCTCTCTCCCTCATCCAACTACGAAGCTGGTCGGCTCATACTCCTCTTATACCGTACGAGCTACATGTGCATGGAGAAGCCGCCGTAGCAGCCTCCCTGGTTGCATCCTTACAAAAGTGTTGTCCAAATGATGACATTTTTGTAGCAACTCCGCACCGAATTCAGCGAGAAGCCGTGAAAGCTGCATTGACTAGGGCAAACAGTCAACTTCCTATGGACGTAGCTTTTGAAAAGATGCATCTTGCAAGTGGAGATAGGAAACCCAACGTCATTGTTGATACAATTGAACGACTGCAAG GTTCTGAAGCCGCCTTCGTAATAT GGATGGCAGTGGTCCATCATTGTGACCCTGTCTTCTTTGTTTTCAAAGAACGTTACAAAATAGCTCAATTCCTTAACGATGCCACTTCTTTCGAGTATGAACGACATGCGAAAGATACCCGCCCGAATGGGGAGGTCTATCATGAAGTCTCATCGAGTTCAGATACCGAAGTACGAAATGCCCATACGATTGCGACCAGTGAGCCTTCCGGATGCAGCCCTAATAGCACAACATTGGCGAGTTCTGACGATATACAGTGGTTTCTCGCGTTTACCTGCATTATCATGGTGCTACTTGGCTTTTTGGGGTTTACCAACTTCTCGAGGTCTCTACCTCTTAACGACAAGCTGCTACATTTTTTGTGCTTTTGCATTGCAACTATCGTTTTCTACTTCATTGTTGACGTCGAAGA ATCCTCACGAAGGATTTGGTTTTGGAGATACTCGGGGCTCATCTTTACAACAATTACATGCGGCTTCTTCGGAGGCATAATGAGTGAAGTCGTTCAATCCGCTCTTCCA TATAAAGTATTTGATTGGGGGGACATCTTT GCCAATCTTTTGGGGTCAACCTTAGGACTTGTTGTAGCTTACTATCTTGAACGTTATTACCGCCATAGAAGAGAGGCACGTAAAGCACTACTTCTCAGCAAACAAAACAATCAACACCTCTTTGTTCAACAGATTGCGCGTCTGTATCGCCCTATATCAAGCTCGTATTCTGATCtcgaagaggacgaagaggatATTGATTCTACGCAGCTTCTACCTACTCATAATGGTCACACTCAAGCAAAACACGCTGGGAAGTCAACACGACTGACCGACGTCTGGGACGAGCGTGAAGAACTATTCGACATTGGCGATGGTGATGACGAAAATGATCAGTCCCAACTTCAAGTTGGTCATAGCTTGCAGAGACCTGAAATGCCTCGCATCGTAATTTCTCATCTGTGA
- a CDS encoding Leucine carboxyl methyltransferase 1: MFPPSTAQAGDAPIRSTDNDAAVARLSAVQKGYLNDPYIKYLVPRAHLISPRPPLINIGTYVRSAGIDALVDQWIELSARGGLRCQIISLGSGSDTRFWRIAARQGGTALHSEKYHLLPADLRLSPSDTIEPMLFSANTEYPSTLDPSLPTLLLFECVLVYMEPQASSRLLEYFIKVFERAQRGVLGCVIYEMFGLNDAFGRVMINNLKERHIALPGALPYTTKESLSNRFLRAGFIAAVAVTLDEIKKAYIAREELERISKVEFLDETEELDLVLAHYAISWGLFLGSRELGSHWGHWGLTKKS; the protein is encoded by the exons ATGTTCCCTCCATCCACAGCACAGGCTGGTGACGCTCCAATCCGTTCTACTGATAATGATGCTGCAGTTGCCCGACTCTCTGCAGTTCAGAAAGGATATCTTAACGACCCCTATATCAAATATTTAGTTCCTCGTGCCCATTTGATATCTCCTCGTCCACCTCTTATCAACATTGGTACCTACGTCAGGAGCGCAGGGATTGATGCCCTTGTAGATCAATGGATAGAGCTTTCAGCAAGGGGTGGTCTACGATGTCAAATCATCAGTCTCGGATCGGGCAGTGATACTAGGTTCTGGCGAATTGCGGCAC GACAAGGCGGCACAGCCCTCCATTCAGAAAAATATCATCTTCTACCCGCGGACCTCCGATTGTCACCTTCAGATACTATTGAGCCAATGTTGTTCTCCGCAAACACGGAATATCCATCGACTTTGGATCCATCTTTGCcgactcttcttctctttgaatGCGTTCTCGTTTATATGGAACCTCAAGCTTCCTCAAGGCTTCTCGAATATTTTATTAAGGTCTTTGAAAGAGCACAACGAGGCGTGTTAGGCTGCGTTATTTACGAAATGTTCGGTCTCAACGATGCATTCGGCCGTGTTATGATCAACAACTTAAAG GAACGTCATATTGCACTCCCTGGCGCCCTGCCTTACACGACTAAAGAAAGCCTTTCTAATCGGTTCCTCAGAGCGGGATTTATAGCCGCCGTAGCCGTTACACTCGATGAGATAAAAAAGGCCTACATTGCTAGGGAAGAGCTTGAAAG AATATCTAAAGTAGAGTTTCTAGATGAAACCGAAGAGCTTGACCTCGTCTTGGCTCACTACGCTATTTCATGGGGGTTGTTTTTAGGATCACGAGAACTCGGCTCACACTGGGGCCATTGGGGATTAACTAAGAAGTCTTAG
- a CDS encoding 2,3-dimethylmalate lyase translates to MPGLDYFSNSKDVASTKSTSTDTVVETAPGVYYNARLDPKNFLEGPLSLNPATRLRQMLARPGIVVAPGICDGISARCALEAGFNCMYQSGAATTASRLGQPDLAIATMNDFVQAAQMVCSLDPTVPVIADADTGFGGPINVARTVRQYVKAGVAAMHIEDQVQTKRCGHLMGKQVVSREEFLTRIRAAVIARDSIPGGSDFVIIGRTDSAQVLGMEEAITRLKLAADAGADVCFIEGVKTEELLRSTVAALAPKPVLVNVISGGLTPSFTSQEAETMGAKIIIFSLVSSVAMVHAVRAAMRSLKKTGTDFTSAQGMDPKSFFEVMGLNEVIELDAKAGGSAFQVV, encoded by the exons ATGCCTGGCCTCGATTACTTCTCCAACAGCAAGGATGTTGCCTCCACCAAGAGCACATCAACAGACACCGTTGTGGAAACAGCACCTGGTGTATACTACAATGCACGACTGGATCCAAAAAACTTCCTGGAAGGGCCTCTGTCTTTGAACCCTGCCACTCGTCTCCGACAGATGCTTGCTAGGCCTGGTATTGTA GTCGCCCCAGGTATATGCGATGGTATTAGTGCTCGATGCGCCCTCGAAGCCGGATTTAACTGCATGTATCAGAG TGGCGCTGCCACAACCGCTTCTCGCCTCGGACAACCTGACCTTGCCATTGCTACTATGAACGATTTCGTTCAG GCTGCTCAAATGGTATGCAGCTTGGACCCAACGGTGCCTGTTATTGCCGATGCAGATACAGG ATTCGGCGGTCCCATAAATGTAGCTCGTACTGTGAGACAGTATGTGAAGGCTGGTGTGGCCGCCATGCATATCGAGGACCAAGTCCAAACCAAACGATGCGGTCACTTGATGGGAAAACAGGTTGTTTCTCGTGAGGAATTCTTAACTAGAATCAGGGCGGCGGTTATTGCTCGTGATTCGATACCTGGAGGCTCCGACTTC GTTATCATTGGTAGAACGGACTCTGCCCAGGTCCTTGGCATGGAGGAGGCTATTACGCGTCTTAAACTCGCAGCTGATGCTGGTGCCGACGTGTGTTTCATCGAAGGCGTTAAAACAGAAGAATTACTTCGATCTACTGTCGCCGCCCTTGCACCAAAACCTGTGCTGGTAAACGTTATTTCTGGTGGCCTCACACCTTCTTTTACGAGCCAAGAAGCCGAAACTATGGGTGCTAAAATCATTA TCTTCTCATTAGTTTCGTCTGTGGCTATGGTGCACGCCGTGAGGGCTGCAATGAGGTCACTGAAGAAGACGGGGACAGATTTCACATCCGCGCAGGGAATGGACCCAAAATCCTTTTTCGAGGTCATGG GCCTTAACGAGGTCATTGAATTGGACGCAAAAGCCGGTGGCTCAGCATTCCAGGTTGTTTAG